The DNA region caggcaggcagacaggcaggcaggcaggcagacaggcaggcaggcagacaggcaggcaggcagacaggcagacaggcaggcaggcagacaggcaggcagacaggcagacacacaggcagacagacaggcagcagacaggcaggcagacaggcagacacacagagagacagacaggcaggcagacaggcaggcagacaggcagacacacagagagacagacagacaggcagacagacaggcagacaggcagacaggcagacacacagagagacagacaggcagacagacagacagacaggcagacagacaggcaggcagacagagagacagacaggcagacacacagagagatagacagacaggcaggcagacagacagacaggcagacacacagagagacagacagacaggcagacagacagacagatagacagacaggcaggcaggcaggcagacagacagacagacagatagacaggcaggcagacagacagacagacacacagagagatagacagacagacatgcagacagacagacagagagatagacagacatgcagacagacaggcaggtagatagacacacagagagacagacagacagacatgcagacagacagacagagagatagacagacatgcagacagacaggcaggtagatagacacacagagagacagacatgcagacagacaggcaggtagacagacacacagagagatagacaggcaggcaggcagacaggtctCTCCTTTAACCAAAGATCCTTCAGAACATCTGAGGCGTCTCACTTCCCTCCCACAactttcccatgatgcactgagGTTTCTAAGTCTGCAGGAAGACGTCACACCTGAACCTCCGGTCGGGTCCGTCAGGGATCAAGAACCTGAGTCCAGGACGTGTTTACGCCACAACTACCCAGAATGCTTTGTGTCTGCCTCAGTAGCCGTCTTTGTGTTTCTTAAATCAACTTGTCGACTCAGCAACAAGTTTGTAGGTCAGTGAACAAACAGAGCATCGCCGGGCCGACCGCCAGAACCTCCGCCAGAACCTCCGCCAGAACCTCTAGAGACATGTGTGGACTCGGTCCAGGTGATCCCAGGTGATCCAGTTGGTCCTCTTTCCCTGCAGCACGTCACTGTTGTCCTCAGTCAGTCTGGAGTCCTGTGAGGAAGAGAGGCCAAACTGAACCAGTTAGACCAGAACCAGCTGACTGGACCTTTGATGTTGGCAGGTTCTGATCAGTGTGGACCGTCAACAACAGCACTGGTGGAAGAGCATCATGGGATTATTGAGCTAAACTCAGTGGACTCTGGTCCAGATGGTCCAGAtggtccagatgttccagatggTCCAGATGGTTCCTCACGTAAACAGAActttaaaagcagctttttacAGAAATTCACCTGAGTTGTATGAATTCACCTGTCTGATCAGTGACGAACCTGATCGATGGTCCTGGTTCAGTTTACAACCTGTTCACACCAGTGATGAAGcagctgagcaaacacacacacactcacacacacacactcacacacacacacacacacacacacacacacacacactcaaatacactcacacacacaacacacacacacactcacacacacacacactcaaatacactcacacacacaacacactcacagacacacactcacacgcacacacacactcacacacactgtttttacCGTATTTCGCCTGTTTTTAcaccattttacacatttttacactattttacacatttttacaaatttttacaccattttacacatttttgcaCCATTTTACACGTTTCGAcaccattttacacatttttacacattttacacatttttacactaTTTTACACGTTTCTAcaccattttacacattttacacgTTTTTACACCATTTTACACGTTTCAACACCATTTTACACGTTTCtacacacattttacacattttacacatttttacacattttacacatttttacactattttacacgtttttacaccattttacacatttttgcaCCATTTTACACGTTTCGACaccattttacacatttctacaccattttacacatttttacacattttacacatttttacactaTTTTACACGTTTCTAcaccattttacacattttacacgTTTTTACACCATTTTACACGTTTCGACACCATTTTACACGTTTCTAcaccattttacacattttacacattttacacatttttacactattttacacatttttacaccattttacacatttttgcaCCATTTTACACGTTTCGACaccattttacacatttctacaccattttacacatttttacacatttttacacacatttttacacTATTTTACACGTTTTTACACCATTTTACACCATTTTTACACCATTTTACACGTTTTTGCACCATTTTATACGTTTCTGCACTCTAGCTGCGTGGTCAGAGCTTTGGCTGGTGACGTTTTAGCTCCTATAATTCTAAAACATCTCACCACGGGTTAAATAATCAATGTACCATTTAAAATCCTCAACGCACTGTAAAAATACACCGTTGCTTTTGGATGGACGGCTGAGTTCCTGCGCGTCCTCCAGCAGaagctcctgtttcctgtgacaTCATACCTATTTTTGCAGGTGAGGCTTGGCTGTGGTGTGATGGAGGCAGCGACGGCGAGAACGTGCAGACGGGCTGCGAGAACATCCCAGGAAACGTGACGGGAGCCGGAGGACGGTCATGTGAGTCAATGTGAAGGATCTATTTCTCGTGCGTGGGCAGGTGGTGGGACACGTCAGTGCTGGAGGCTGAGGGAAGGCCCGAGAACCTCGACACCACCTCGTCACAAACTGCTACTCCACCGGCGAGAGCAGAGTCACTGCTGCTATTCGTGGCGCTGCTCCCCCACAGCTTCACTCACGCCGCCGCTGAGATGATGAGGCTGCATCTGACCATCAATCACAGCAGCTTCACAGACCACAGGGTTGTTGGTGTTTcaggtgatgaagaagatggagcagaaaccacacaCGGGTCCCAGAGGgggaggtcaagaggtcaaagGGCTGCTCTCACAGGTCGGAGGACGAGTTGAAGCAGATCTGCTGTCTGATCTGATCCGTGTTCTGATGGTCCGAGTCGTTCCTTCACACATCTTTGGCTTCTGTAAGGAGTCATTTTGTTCAGACACCCACGGAGCAGAGTGGCGCCTGACTCATGTTCCTCAGGAGGACGAAGACGAGGACGAAGACGAGGAGACGGACGCACGGCTTTAAACGGCATTCAGCAGCAGTGTCCTCACGTTGCTGAATTCAGATGAATAAAAGAAGTAAAGACACATAAATTTCAGGTCTCAGGACCGCTGCTGCTCTGGGGctgctaggttagggttaggttagggttagggttagggttaggttaggttagggttagggttagggttagggttaggttagggttagggttagggttagaggttagggttaggttagggttagggttagggttgggttagggttagggttggagttagggttagggttagggttaggttagggttagagttagggttaggttagggttcggttagggttagggttagggttaggttagggttagggttagggttaggttagggttagggttagagtagggttagggttaggttagggttaggttcggttagggttcgggttaggttcgggttagggttagggttcgggttcggttcgggttcggttcgggttaggttagggttagggttagggttagggttaggttagaggttagggttagggttaggttagggttaggttaggttagggttagggttagggtaagggttaggttagagtagggttagggttctcaCCTCCCgccccgtcctgtcctgtcacCATGTTGTGAAGCTGTGATGTCGTCAAGCTGCCGGGTCGCTCCTGTTCTGGTAGTTTGGGCCTGGTTCCCGTGGGCCTGGTTCCCGTGGGCCTGGTTCCTGTGGGCCTGGTTCCGTGGGCCTGGTTCCCGTGGGCCTGGTTCCCGTGGGCCTGGTTCCCGTGGGCTTTCTGTGCTTGATTAAGTCTTCAGTCCTGTTTACTTTCTAACTTTCTTTTGTTTGGATCATAGTTCCTCTCTCTGCCATTCTGCTCAGTGATATTATATTTTTGGTAATAAATCACAGATTGTCTGCGGGTCTGTGTTTGGGTCCGAACCCTGGTTCGGTAGCGATGGAAAGAAAAACTTTGATTATGAACCTGGTTCTCTGAAGACCTGCAGTTCTCTGGTTCATCAGTGGATTTCCGCGGCCTGCAGCGCCCCCGTCCGGACAGAATGAGCCATTGACATCAAATGGCTAAACGACACAAAATAAAACGCCACAAcatttaatgcaaaaaaaaagcttttagaaCTTGATGGTTCTGGGTCATAAGGACGGAGTTTCAGTCCTTGTAGAGCCATTAAATTTCGAGGATGCCGATAGATCGATACTATGATCGGTTGATTGATCATCTTAACTTCCATCGCAGGATTTGCCCACATAGACTTTAAGGTTTATTTTAACATATAAAATGACTTTGCGATCAGCACAATTTAAGTTATCTGCTGAGACCTGAGAAACTTGAACAGGTCTGGGTTTCTCATGGCTGAGACAGAAATGCAATACCTGCACTAAGTTATAGTGGCGCTAAAGTCCTGCTCAAATCCAGAATTCTAACATCTGATCAAGTTTGATCGCTGGTAGCACAACATAATTAATTACATATTAATTGCACATAATTACGGGTTTACACGCACCCGTAATTATCCCTCCTGGCCACTAGGCGTCACTATAGACGTTTGCGACATAAGAGGCAGTTTTAATATGCGCTTCCGGTTCCGGTTAATGTTTACGTGTGTCTCCAGAAGTAAAGTCAGTAGTTTGCTTCTTTTCAAGTCGCGCAGATGGACCGCGGATCGGTCCGACCCCCGTGGAGTCCCGGAGCTCTGCGGCCGCCGGCCAGGTTTCCCTCTCCGGGCTCCGGCTGGGGTTTCTCTGGACATCGCGGCGCTTTCTCTCCCCGTTCTCCCGGATACCCCCCCGGTCCTCACCGGGGTTACAGGGGCTTTTCTCCTGCAGGGTTCGGGAGCGCGTCTCGGGGCCATGGGGGGCGGGTGTGGCGCAGGGGCGACAGGTTCCAGCCCGGTTCTCCTGTGCCGGTTCACAAGCACCAGGTTGGTCACATCTTGCTCTTTTCTAGGTGTCAAATATGATTTAACCCGAATAACTGCGCAAACGACTGCTTAAAGCTAATAAATGTACATGAATTAGATGTTCGTCTTGATCTGGCGAAAGATTTGGGTCGGAACACATCAGGGCTGCTCTTCACCTGAGCTACAGATCCATATTTAAAAccctccactgtgtgtgtgtgtgtgtgtgtgtgtgtgtgtgtgtgtgtggtgtgtgcgtgtgcgtgtgtgtgtgtgtgggggggctggtgtgtgtgtgtgtgtgtctgtgtgtggtgtgtgtgggggggctggtgtgtgtgtgtctgtgtctgtgtgtggtgtgtgtggtgtgtgtggtgtgtgcgtgtgcgtgtgtgtgtgtgtgtgtgcgcgtgtgtgtgtgtgtgtgtgttcaggcctCAGACTGTCCTGTGGAGAAGTATTTCAGTGCTTCGATGCTCCAGGACCCCTGGGCGGGTCTGCAGCCTGTTGCagtcacagacagacacacgccACCCTGACTGACAGACGGAACCGGACCGGATGGCAGACGGAACCGGACCGGACCGGCAGGAAAGAACCagctcagtcagcagcagcttcaatgAGTTCCCCTTGAGAACTGATGAGTTTACATGTTTTAATTTAGAATGTTTTTAAATCTCCTTTTTACTTTGTACATTTTAGATGTTTCTAAGGGaaaaagttgtttgttttttatattttaggAAATAAATTTGAAGCTGTATAACAGGATATAACCCTTTATTTaagaaatataaatgtaatttttttgaACATCTGAATTATTGGCTGAAGTTTTATGTCAAAATATCAGATACAGATTCACGtacctggatttttttttatgcgATACATTTTGAGTTACAAAATTTTAATCGAATTTGCAaaagggttcgggttagggttagcatcaccCATCACcaccctcatcctcatcttcatcctcgtcATCAGTTCGGCCCTGCGTGCGCTGCTCTCTGGGCTGTAATGACGCCTCcggcctgtagggggcgctgccGCAGCTGGCAGCAGCCTATCCAGCTGTGTCCCCACTAAAGCTGCTAAATAGAGCAGAAACAACACACACGGACAACACCTGAACATCTGGGAACCGCTGCCCGCAGGTCGACTTAAAACATCACTAAAAGACGTTTTTCCCCTCAAATGATTTCATTCAACTGAAGAAGATTAAATAAACCGGAAGTCTTATGTAAAACAAACGATAAACTCGGAGAACTTCACTTTCAAAGGTCACAAATGTCAACAAAAATATCTCTAAAATATTTCTAGAAAAGGCGCCATCATGAAGTCAAACACAACTGTGagaggaagacaaacaaaacagacTTAATGCGGAGTGTCGGTTTGGCATTTCCTGAAGCAACATGCACGTGGcctgcgcgcgcacgcacgcaagACGGCTGAGCATCTACCAGGATGATGAAAGTCCCgtcatattgtgtgtgtgtgtgtgtgtgtgtgtggtgtgtgtgtgtgtgagtgtgtgtgtgtgtgagtgtgcgtgttgtgtgagtgtgttgtgtgagtggtGTGCCGTGtagttgtgtgtgagtgtgcgtgtgtgtgtgagagtgttggagtgtaggtgtgtgtgagtgtatgttgtgtgaggtgtctgtgtgtgtgtgtgtaagtgtgtgtgagtgtgtatgtgagtgtatgtgtgtgagtggtgtgagagtgtgtgtgtgtgtgtgtgtgagtgtgtgtgtgagagtgtgtgtgaggtgggattgtgtgtgttgtgtgtgaggtGTTGGTGTAGTGtgtggagttgtgtgtgtgtgtgtgtgagtgtatgtgtgtgtgagtgtatggtgtgtgtggtgtgcgggTTGAAGTGGAGTGGTgttgtgttgtgagtgtgtgtgtggtgtgtggcgTGTTGAgtggtagtgtgtgtgtgaggtgtgtggtgtgttgtgtgtgtgtgtgtgtgaggtgagagtggtgtgtgtgtgtgtttgggtggtgtgtgtgtgtgtgtgcggtgtgtgtgtgtggtgtgtgtgaggtgagtgagtgtgt from Takifugu flavidus isolate HTHZ2018 chromosome 15, ASM371156v2, whole genome shotgun sequence includes:
- the mplkip gene encoding M-phase-specific PLK1-interacting protein — protein: MDRGSVRPPWSPGALRPPARFPSPGSGWGFSGHRGAFSPRSPGYPPGPHRGYRGFSPAGFGSASRGHGGRVWRRGDRFQPGSPVPVHKHQASDCPVEKYFSASMLQDPWAGLQPVAVTDRHTPP